The nucleotide window CATCCTCTGGGTGCCCAGGCCGCCCGCGGACGTGGCTTCAGACCTGGGACTCAGCGTCGGGCGCCTGGCCGAGCTGATCGCGGGAGCGCGGGCGCGTCTGTACGAAGTGCGGGAGAAGCGAGTGCATCCGGGTCTGGATGACAAGGTGCTGGCCTCGTGGAATGGGCTCGCGCTCAGCGCGTTCGCCGAGGCGGGGCGGGTGCTCGGCCGCGCCGACTATCTCGCCGCCGCGATCAAGAACGCGGAGCTCGTCACCACCCAGATGCGGGAAGGCGAGAGGCTGCTGCGGTCGTGGAAGGACGGGCAGGCCAAGATCAAGGGCTATCTCGAGGACTATGCCATGGTCGGCATGGGGCTCCTCGCCCTCTACGAGGCCACCTTCGACCGGCGGTGGCTGGACGAGTCGCGGCGCCTGGCCGATCAGGCCCTCGGGCTCTTCTGGAACGCGGAGGAGGAGACATTCTTCGACACGGGCACCGATCAGGAAGCGCTCGTCGTGCGTCCGCGAAACCTCTTCGACAATGCCGTGCCGTGCGGGACGTCGGTGACCATCGAGTGGCTCCTGAGGCTCGCCATCTTCTTCGGCGAGGACCGGTACGAGCAGCTGGCCCTCAAGGCCCTCCGCCCCATGGCCGATCTCATACGGCGCTATCCCTCGGGCTTCGGCCGCTACCTCGCCGCCCTCGACTTCCAGCTTGGCCCCGTGGCCGAGGTCGCTCTGGTCTGGGCCAATGCCGGCAACCCGGCGCCGCTCGTCGAGACGGCCTTCGGCCGCTACATGCCCAATCGCCTGGTCGTGGGCGCGCCGGCGGGCTCACCGGGAGCGGCGGGGCTGCCCCTCCTGGCCGATCGCCCCACGCTGGACGGCAAGGCTACCGCCTATGTCTGCCGCCACTTCGTCTGCCAGCTGCCCGTGACGGAGCCCACGGCCCTCGCCGCACAGCTTGACGCTGGGGTATAATCCGGCTGTCGTCGCTGGGGGAGGTTTCCTGAGAACC belongs to Candidatus Methylomirabilota bacterium and includes:
- a CDS encoding thioredoxin domain-containing protein → ERLRSSATLLTDEILLGAYQAFAQELDPREGGMGRAPKFPQPMNWEFLLRFWKRTGNAHALDMARLTLTKMARGGMYDQVGGGFHRYSVDAQWLVPHFEKMLYDNGQLASLYLHAWLATGDAEYRRVCEEILDYILREMTHASGGFFSAQDADSEGVEGKFFVWSPEEMISALGDTEMARAALAYWGVDDGPNFEGHSILWVPRPPADVASDLGLSVGRLAELIAGARARLYEVREKRVHPGLDDKVLASWNGLALSAFAEAGRVLGRADYLAAAIKNAELVTTQMREGERLLRSWKDGQAKIKGYLEDYAMVGMGLLALYEATFDRRWLDESRRLADQALGLFWNAEEETFFDTGTDQEALVVRPRNLFDNAVPCGTSVTIEWLLRLAIFFGEDRYEQLALKALRPMADLIRRYPSGFGRYLAALDFQLGPVAEVALVWANAGNPAPLVETAFGRYMPNRLVVGAPAGSPGAAGLPLLADRPTLDGKATAYVCRHFVCQLPVTEPTALAAQLDAGV